A genomic region of Ursus arctos isolate Adak ecotype North America unplaced genomic scaffold, UrsArc2.0 scaffold_8, whole genome shotgun sequence contains the following coding sequences:
- the DUSP2 gene encoding dual specificity protein phosphatase 2: MGLEAARELDCAALGALLREPREAERTLLLDCRPFLAFCRRHVRHARPVPWNALLRRRARGPPAAALACLLPDRALRARLARGELARAVVLDEGSASVAELPPDGPAHALLAALLPETRAGPTTVCFLRGGFDGFQACCPDLCSESPAPAMPPAGVENSRSDPRVPFYDQGGPVEILPYLFLGSCSHSSDLQGLQACGITAVLNVSASCPNHFEGLFCYKSIPVEDNQMVEISAWFQEAISFIDSVKNSGGRVLVHCQAGISRSATICLAYLIQSRRVRLDEAFDFVKQRRGVISPNFSFMGQLLQFETQVLCH, translated from the exons ATGGGGCTGGAGGCGGCGCGCGAGCTGGACTGCGCGGCGCTGGGCGCGCTGCTGCGGGAGCCGCGGGAGGCCGAGCGCACGCTGCTGCTTGACTGCCGCCCGTTCCTGGCCTTCTGCCGGCGCCACGTGCGCCACGCGCGGCCCGTGCCCTGGAACGCGCTGTTGCGGCGCCGTGCGCGcggcccgcccgccgccgccctcGCCTGCCTGCTGCCCGACCGCGCGCTGCGGGCGCGCCTGGCCCGCGGGGAGCTGGCCCGGGCCGTGGTGCTGGACGAGGGCAGCGCCTCGGTGGCCGAGCTCCCGCCCGACGGCCCCGCACACGCACTGCTCGCCGCGCTGCTGCCCGAGACCCGCGCGGGGCCCACGACCGTGTGCTTCCTGCGAG gcGGCTTCGATGGCTTCCAGGCCTGCTGTCCGGATCTGTGCTCCGAGTCCCCCGCCCCGGCCATGCCGCCTGCTGGGGTCGAGAACAGTCGCTCTGACCCCAGGGTGCCCTTCTACGACCAG GGCGGCCCTGTGGAGATCTTACCCTACCTGTTCCTGGGCAGCTGCAGCCACTCCTCCGACCTGCAGGGGCTGCAGGCTTGTGGCATCACAGCGGTCCTCAACGTCTCCGCCAGCTGCCCCAACCACTTTGAGGGCCTTTTCTGCTACAAGAGCATCCCGGTGGAGGACAACCAGATGGTGGAGATCAGTGCCTGGTTCCAGGAGGCCATAAGCTTCATTG ACTCAGTGAAGAACAGTGGAGGCCGGGTCCTGGTGCACTGCCAGGCGGGCATCTCACGCTCTGCCACCATCTGCCTGGCTTACCTGATACAGAGCCGCCGAGTGAGGCTGGACGAAGCCTTCGACTTCGTTAAGCAACGCCGGGGAGTCATCTCCCCCAACTTCAGTTTCATGGGGCAGCTGCTACAGTTTGAGACTCAGGTGCTGTGTCACTGA